The Rhopalosiphum maidis isolate BTI-1 chromosome 2, ASM367621v3, whole genome shotgun sequence genome segment TAGCTAGTCTATTATCTTCTCCGTGAGTCGTGGGCCATGTATCACAAGCATGCATTATTAATGGTCTAGTACCATGTAAAGtcgttcttttaatattttggacaTCAGCACCATCGACCCTAATATCCCCTACCCGAAAcggcgtaaaaatatttattttctgatgtcattcgttttttttatttttcgtggcTCTCGTTAGTGCTACTTACGTTAGtgcctaaatatttaaaatcatctatcttctcaaacattttttccTCCGACCTGTAGTCCGGCTACATTTTCCTCTGATATTTGTTCGTACCGATTCGCATGTATAATGTTGGTCCCCGTTTTTTTGCACTCAGTATCAGTAATTCCGTTCCTCTTTAACGCTTGCTCACTTTTGCCTTATATTACCAATAAATTTATCGTAAACCTTGATTTTCagataataagtaacaatacaataataataataataataaggataAATATCTCTTAGAaaccgataaaaataaagatattatactaACGAAAACCAGTAGCAGTTATAACACTTACAACCTTCCTTCCATCTTGTCTCTATTTAATGCtgtttaaaatagattatctATCCCAAGTTGGTTTAGTTTCTTTTGTATTTGTGTCCGTCCATCTCTGTTTCGGTCTTCCAATCGTCCTTCCCTGAGGAGTCAATCTTAATACAGAATTTGGTATTGATTTAGCTCTTAGAGAATGTCCAAGCCATCTTAGTCTTTTGTGGCGTATTGGCCGCTATTATGTCTGATTTTCCAAATACTCCTGCAATTCTCTGTTAGATCTTATTTCGTGTGttttgttttcgtttatttttggtCCGTAAATCTCCCTAAGGAATTTTCTATCCACGGTAGCTAGTCTATTATCTTCTCCGTGAGTCGTGGGCCATGTATCACAGCATGCATTATTAATGGTCTAGTACCATGTATAGttgttcttttaatattttggacaGCACCATCGACCCTAATATCCCCGACCCGAACggcggtaaaaatatttattttctgatgtcattcgttttttttattttttcgtggcTCTTGTTAGTGCTACTTAAGTTAGtgcctaaatatttaaaatcatatattttctcAAACATTTTTCCTCCGACCTGTAGTCCGGCTACATTTTCCCTGTGATATTTTTTCGTACCGATTCGCATGTATAATGTTGAATTCCCGTTTACTTGCACTTCAAATCAGTAATTCCGTTTCCTCTTGTAACGCTTTACTCACTTTTGCTTTATATTACCAAGAATTTTTCGTAACCTCGATTTTCagataataagtaacaatacaataataataatataaggatAAATATCTCTTATAACCGATAAAAATAGAGATATAATACTAACGAAAACCAGTAGCAGTTATAAACACTTACTAATTTCCTTCCATCTGGTCTCTATTCAATgctgattaaatataattgtatatcccAAGTTGGTTTAGTTCTTTTGTATTTGTGTCCGTCCAACTCTGTTTCGGTCTTCCAATCGTCCTTCCCTGAGGAGTCAATCTTAATACAGAATTTGGTATTGATTTAGCTCTTAGAGAATGTCTAAGCCATCTTAGTCTTTTGTGGCGTATTGCCGCTATTATGTCTGATTTTCCAAATAACTCCTGCAATTCTCTGTTAGATCTTATTTCGTGTGttttgttttcgtttatttttggtCCGTAAATCTCCCTAAGGAATTTTCTATCCACGGTAGCTAGTCTATTATCTTCTCCGTGAGTCGTGGGCCATGTATCACAAGCATGCATTATTAATGGTCTAGTACCATGTAAAGtcgttcttttaatatttggaCAGCACCATCGACCCTAATATCCCCGACCCGAAAcggcgtaaaaatatttattttctgatgtcattcgttttttttattttttcgtggcTCTCGTTAGTGCTACTTAAGTTAGtgcctaaatatttaaaatcatctatCTTCTCAAACATTTTTCCACCGACCTGTAGTCCGGCTACATTTTTCCTCTGATATTTGTTCGTACCGATTCGCATGTATAATGTTGAGTCCCCGTTTACTTGCACTTCAAATCAGTAATTCCGTTCCTCTTGTAACGCCTTGCTCACTTTTGCCTTATATTACCAATAAATTTATCGTAACCTCGATTTTCagataataagtaacaatacaataataataataataataaggataAATATCTCTTATAaaccgataaaaataaagatataatactAACGAAAACCAGTAGCAGTTATAACACTTACAACCTTCCTTCCATCTGGTCTCTATTTAATGctgcttaaatataattatctat includes the following:
- the LOC113552683 gene encoding uncharacterized protein LOC113552683, with the protein product MHACDTWPTTHGEDNRLATVDRKFLREIYGPKINENKTHEIRSNRELQELFGKSDIIAAIRHKRLRWLRHSLRAKSIPNSVLRLTPQGRTIGRPKQSWTDTNTKELNQLGIYNYI